A genomic stretch from Candidatus Thiothrix anitrata includes:
- the pglX gene encoding BREX-1 system adenine-specific DNA-methyltransferase PglX encodes METTKLKKFAQSARRTLLTQVSSKLKLVLAKDSAARRENPLAVAELEQQLAANSDKQVVEQVAYLWFNRLCALRFMDANAYNRIRVVSPADGQFQPEILAEAKAGHIDEGLLQGKLREQVLALLSGAAPSRDPQGEAYRLLVVAVCNDYHRLMPYLFARIDDYSELLMPDDLLSENSILAYTREAMTLEACESVEVIGWLYQFYISEKKDEVFEGLKNNKKITAENIPAATQLFTPHWIVRYLVENSLGRLWLLNHPQSGIRAQMAYYIEPETPERDFLKIRSPEELKICDPACGSGHMLTYAYDLLFAIYGDAGYDAAEIPEKILTHNLYGIEIDERAAELAAFALAMKALKGDPLGAGNNRRRFFRKPLKPNICRLEKVVVSAQAVDDYVGFVGRDLFTADLRQTLKQFEEADNVGSLIRPALRNAADALATLEAKDVAGQLFLTGTHASVLKVLRQAAYLSPQYHVVIANPPYMGSKGMNGRLAAWIKDHYPDSKSDLFAAFIERNLDLAQKQGAVAMITMQSWMFLSSFEKLRTKLLDTKTITSMAHLGARAFDSIGGEVVSTTAFVLENAHRPDYKGNYLRLVDGNSETEKQTAILTATKNPACGYLFHVAALDFEKIPGSPIAYWASPKVRDLFVNSPSLASIAKPRQGLATSDNDRFLKQWYEPQIQSIGFGLTKKEAFESSCKWFPCQKGGMFRKWYGNNDYVVNWENDGSEIKSLVIARYGSASKRVVNEDMYFSQGLTWSSLSSSALSMRYVAGGFIFETKGSMCFFEDESVLYDSLAFANSSVINPLLQCVSPTLDFHEGLLVDCRL; translated from the coding sequence ATGGAAACCACCAAACTCAAAAAATTCGCCCAATCCGCCCGCCGCACCCTGCTCACCCAAGTCAGCAGCAAGCTGAAATTGGTGCTGGCTAAAGACAGTGCGGCGCGGCGTGAAAACCCGCTGGCGGTTGCCGAACTGGAGCAGCAGCTTGCCGCCAATAGTGACAAGCAGGTGGTGGAACAGGTCGCCTACCTGTGGTTTAACCGTTTGTGTGCGCTGCGGTTTATGGATGCCAACGCTTACAACCGCATCCGTGTGGTGTCGCCTGCCGATGGGCAGTTCCAGCCGGAAATTCTGGCGGAGGCCAAGGCGGGGCATATTGATGAGGGGTTATTGCAGGGCAAGCTGCGTGAACAGGTGCTGGCGTTATTGAGTGGTGCAGCGCCGAGCCGTGACCCGCAGGGCGAGGCGTACCGTTTGCTGGTGGTGGCGGTATGCAATGATTATCACCGGCTGATGCCGTATTTGTTTGCGAGGATTGATGATTACAGCGAATTGCTGATGCCGGATGATTTGCTGTCGGAAAATTCGATTTTGGCGTATACCCGCGAGGCGATGACCCTGGAAGCTTGCGAGAGTGTGGAGGTAATTGGCTGGTTGTATCAGTTTTACATCTCGGAAAAGAAAGATGAGGTGTTTGAGGGGCTGAAAAACAATAAGAAAATTACGGCGGAAAATATTCCGGCAGCGACGCAGTTATTTACCCCGCATTGGATTGTGCGTTATCTGGTGGAGAATTCGTTGGGGCGCTTGTGGTTATTGAATCATCCGCAGTCGGGGATTCGGGCGCAGATGGCTTATTATATTGAGCCGGAAACGCCGGAGCGCGATTTTCTGAAAATCCGCTCGCCGGAGGAATTGAAGATTTGCGATCCGGCGTGTGGGTCGGGGCATATGTTGACGTATGCGTATGATTTATTGTTTGCGATTTATGGGGATGCGGGGTATGACGCGGCGGAAATTCCCGAAAAGATTCTGACGCATAATCTGTATGGGATTGAGATTGATGAGCGGGCGGCGGAATTGGCGGCGTTTGCGTTGGCGATGAAGGCGTTAAAGGGTGATCCGTTGGGGGCGGGGAATAATCGGCGGCGGTTTTTCCGTAAGCCGTTGAAGCCGAATATTTGCCGCTTGGAAAAGGTGGTGGTGAGTGCGCAGGCGGTGGATGATTATGTGGGGTTTGTGGGGCGTGATTTGTTTACGGCGGATTTGCGCCAGACTTTGAAGCAGTTTGAGGAGGCGGATAATGTTGGGTCGTTGATTCGCCCGGCGTTGCGGAATGCGGCGGATGCGCTGGCGACACTGGAAGCCAAAGACGTGGCGGGGCAATTGTTTTTGACGGGTACGCACGCCAGCGTCCTCAAGGTATTGCGGCAAGCGGCGTACCTCAGCCCCCAATACCACGTCGTCATCGCCAACCCGCCCTACATGGGCAGCAAAGGCATGAATGGGCGTTTGGCGGCATGGATTAAGGATCATTACCCTGACAGCAAATCCGACCTGTTCGCCGCTTTCATTGAACGCAATCTGGATTTGGCGCAAAAGCAGGGTGCGGTGGCGATGATCACCATGCAAAGCTGGATGTTCCTGTCTTCGTTTGAAAAGTTGCGTACCAAACTGCTGGATACCAAAACCATCACTTCAATGGCGCATTTGGGGGCGCGGGCGTTTGACAGCATCGGCGGTGAAGTCGTTTCCACCACTGCTTTCGTCCTCGAAAACGCACACCGCCCCGATTACAAAGGCAACTACCTCCGCCTCGTAGACGGCAACTCCGAAACCGAAAAACAAACCGCCATCCTCACCGCCACCAAAAACCCAGCCTGCGGCTATCTTTTCCACGTAGCCGCCCTCGACTTCGAGAAAATTCCGGGTAGTCCTATTGCATATTGGGCTAGCCCAAAAGTACGAGATTTATTTGTAAACTCTCCATCCTTAGCATCTATTGCGAAACCTCGGCAAGGTCTTGCTACATCTGATAATGATCGCTTTCTCAAGCAATGGTATGAACCACAAATTCAATCAATTGGATTCGGGTTGACAAAAAAAGAAGCGTTCGAGTCAAGTTGTAAGTGGTTTCCTTGTCAGAAAGGTGGGATGTTCAGAAAATGGTATGGAAACAATGATTACGTTGTAAATTGGGAGAATGATGGTTCCGAAATAAAATCTTTAGTAATAGCAAGATATGGTAGTGCGTCTAAGCGGGTTGTTAATGAGGATATGTATTTCAGTCAAGGTTTAACTTGGTCTTCCTTATCTAGCTCGGCTCTATCGATGCGATATGTGGCAGGTGGTTTTATCTTTGAAACAAAAGGCTCGATGTGTTTTTTTGAAGATGAATCAGTTCTATATGATAGCTTGGCATTTGCTAATTCTTCGGTTATTAATCCGTTGTTACAATGTGTTAGCCCTACTTTAGATTTCCATGAAGGGCTATTGGTAGACTGCCGATTGTAA
- a CDS encoding ATP-binding protein, translated as MKTTTFDDRIEVENPGILLPGMTIEDMKQGVSKIRNPVITRVFRELNLVEQWGSGVRRIFKEAEKLGLPELQIMEIGMRMRFVVPLQQPLAVQGTLDDEQVSGQVSEQVNAILLACRRGERSKQELLEAAGLANAYLNYKRHIAPLLEKGLLEMTLPDKPQSRLQKYRLTGLGRSLLNPSETSGANHE; from the coding sequence ATGAAAACAACCACTTTCGATGACCGGATTGAAGTCGAAAACCCCGGTATCTTGCTGCCCGGCATGACCATTGAGGATATGAAACAGGGCGTTTCCAAAATCCGTAACCCGGTGATTACCCGCGTATTCCGTGAATTGAATCTGGTGGAACAATGGGGTAGCGGTGTGCGGCGCATTTTCAAGGAAGCCGAGAAACTGGGCTTGCCGGAATTACAAATCATGGAAATCGGAATGCGGATGCGCTTTGTCGTGCCGTTACAGCAACCGCTTGCTGTTCAGGGAACGTTGGATGATGAGCAAGTCAGTGGGCAAGTCAGTGAGCAAGTCAACGCTATCTTGCTGGCCTGTCGGCGGGGAGAGAGAAGCAAACAGGAATTGCTGGAAGCTGCCGGTCTTGCTAATGCTTACCTGAATTACAAACGCCACATTGCCCCATTACTGGAAAAGGGTTTGCTGGAAATGACCCTGCCCGACAAGCCCCAGAGCCGCTTGCAAAAGTATCGGCTGACAGGCTTGGGGCGCTCCCTGCTGAACCCGTCTGAAACAAGCGGGGCAAACCATGAGTGA
- the brxC gene encoding BREX system P-loop protein BrxC, which yields MQLQQLFERDVARPIEGVIKADDDASLLLELDEYVITDEVGKRLDAFLDAYLNYAGANGVWISGFFGSGKSHLLKMLALLLENRAVDGWSALDIFLDKPRCCTDGIFSGNLKKAVAIPSASILFNIDQKADVISKTELDALIAVFVKVFDEHCGYFGKQPYLAQFERELDMDELFEPFKAAFQDKAGESWEWGRVRAKRVSRQIDAAYQQVTGQASTNILDKYRSDYRLSIEDFAEQVKQYIDSKGANFRLNFFVDEVGQYVADNTKLMTNLQTVAESLATKCNGQAWVIVTAQEDMQNVIGDTSKQQGNDFSKIQARFKNRMKLTSQDVAEVIQRRLLQKKTSVIPQLETLYQQHANNFKTLFDFADGTQSRPNFRDQEHFVDSYPFVPYQFALFQDAIQNLSLHSAFEGRHSSVGERSMLGVFQQVAISIKAHELGELATFDLMFEGIRTALKTAIQQSILKAERHLDNPFAIRLLKALFLVKYVKDFKPTVRNLCVLMHDHFDRDVPSLKTQVEEALNLLEKETYIQRNGELYAYLTDEEQDIEQEIKNTTIDQAVVAAELEKLVYDGVLKQRKIRSDEDLRDYAFTRRLDDNAAGREYELAINVITSFHEYAGAEEKHRVDSIYKDELVILLPASERLVRDLLMYKQTEKYVAHETRATQQDSIKRILDEKNRQNGERLNQLKVLVNKLMGSAKFFVAGHEIELSGDDGQNKTIRAFQALVKRTYPNLRMLRGVQYSENNLADILRQGSGQGLLSDEAALPEAQQEVLSFIQGNHRGGVRTTAKSLLDRFERKPYGWSFAAVLCTLAYLCARGKVEVRESTNLLDEAELARALRNTATHDKLILDPQVEFSQSQLRAVKEFYNDFFERMTSAAEAKALAQDVQRAFGELLETLRELQVQSSRFPFLRMLEPVVKELKALQDKPYTWFIGELVNQEAVWFERKEKLIDPLTGFMKGAHKASYLEARQFLDEQKANLSYAGSNLPELLDSALLDPEVYKSNKIQGIKTQLAELQQQLTQARQHEEQQALAGIEALQQKLLGFEQFNALDSGRQQELLQPFGTVRQQIGQQVLIAVIRDIQRRFEDDTYAGLIQKLMLWSRPKLEPTGKSGVTPAKPVVNEPEPAIESVAVRSIRVPYPQPWLSTEAEVAVYLESYRRELLTLIRAGKRVQL from the coding sequence ATGCAACTGCAACAACTGTTTGAACGGGATGTAGCCCGCCCGATAGAGGGTGTCATCAAGGCGGACGATGATGCCAGCCTGCTGTTGGAACTGGATGAATACGTCATTACCGATGAAGTCGGCAAGCGGCTGGATGCGTTTCTGGATGCCTACCTGAATTATGCAGGAGCCAACGGGGTGTGGATTTCCGGGTTTTTCGGTTCGGGCAAATCGCACCTGTTAAAAATGCTGGCGTTGTTACTGGAAAACCGGGCGGTCGATGGCTGGAGTGCTCTGGACATTTTTCTGGATAAACCCAGATGCTGCACCGACGGTATCTTTTCCGGCAATTTGAAAAAGGCAGTGGCGATTCCTTCCGCCAGCATCCTGTTCAATATTGACCAGAAAGCCGATGTCATCAGCAAAACCGAATTGGATGCGCTGATCGCTGTTTTTGTGAAAGTATTTGATGAACATTGCGGGTATTTCGGCAAACAGCCTTACCTTGCCCAGTTTGAGCGCGAACTGGATATGGATGAGCTGTTTGAACCTTTCAAGGCGGCTTTTCAGGACAAGGCCGGGGAGAGCTGGGAATGGGGGCGGGTACGTGCCAAACGGGTGTCACGGCAGATAGATGCGGCTTACCAACAAGTGACGGGGCAGGCAAGCACCAACATACTCGACAAGTACCGCAGCGACTACCGCCTTTCCATCGAGGATTTTGCGGAACAGGTAAAACAGTATATTGACAGTAAGGGCGCAAACTTTCGGCTGAATTTCTTCGTCGATGAAGTCGGGCAATACGTCGCCGACAACACCAAACTGATGACCAACCTGCAAACCGTGGCAGAAAGCCTTGCCACCAAATGCAATGGTCAGGCATGGGTAATCGTGACGGCGCAGGAAGACATGCAAAACGTGATTGGTGATACCAGCAAGCAGCAGGGCAATGACTTCAGCAAAATTCAGGCGCGTTTCAAAAATCGCATGAAGTTGACCAGTCAGGATGTGGCGGAAGTCATTCAGCGGCGTCTGTTGCAAAAAAAGACCAGCGTTATTCCGCAATTGGAAACGCTGTATCAACAACACGCCAATAACTTCAAAACCCTGTTTGACTTTGCCGATGGTACACAAAGCCGCCCCAACTTCCGCGATCAGGAACATTTTGTCGATAGCTACCCGTTTGTGCCCTACCAGTTCGCCCTGTTTCAGGATGCGATCCAGAACCTTTCCCTGCACAGTGCGTTTGAAGGCAGGCACAGTTCCGTGGGTGAGCGTTCCATGCTGGGGGTGTTCCAGCAGGTTGCCATTTCGATCAAGGCGCATGAACTGGGGGAACTGGCGACCTTTGACCTGATGTTTGAAGGTATCCGTACTGCCCTAAAAACCGCCATCCAGCAATCCATTCTCAAAGCTGAGCGGCATCTGGATAACCCGTTTGCCATCCGTTTGTTGAAAGCCCTGTTTCTGGTCAAATACGTCAAGGACTTCAAGCCGACGGTGCGCAACCTGTGCGTGTTGATGCATGACCATTTTGACCGCGATGTTCCCAGCCTCAAAACACAGGTGGAAGAAGCCTTGAACCTGCTGGAAAAGGAAACCTATATCCAGCGTAATGGCGAATTATACGCCTACCTCACCGATGAAGAGCAGGACATTGAGCAGGAAATCAAAAACACCACGATTGACCAGGCGGTAGTGGCTGCCGAACTGGAAAAGCTGGTGTATGACGGCGTATTGAAACAGCGCAAAATCCGTTCCGATGAAGACCTGCGCGATTATGCCTTTACCCGGCGGCTGGATGACAACGCGGCTGGGCGTGAATATGAACTCGCCATCAATGTCATTACCTCGTTTCACGAATACGCTGGTGCAGAAGAAAAACACCGGGTTGACAGTATCTACAAGGACGAGCTGGTGATCCTGTTGCCTGCCAGCGAGCGGCTGGTACGTGATTTGCTGATGTACAAGCAAACCGAAAAATACGTCGCCCATGAAACCCGCGCTACCCAGCAGGACAGTATCAAGCGCATTCTGGATGAGAAAAACCGCCAGAACGGGGAACGCCTTAACCAGCTTAAGGTGCTGGTGAACAAGCTGATGGGCAGCGCCAAGTTTTTCGTGGCAGGGCATGAAATCGAGTTAAGCGGCGACGATGGTCAGAACAAAACCATCCGCGCTTTTCAGGCGTTGGTTAAACGCACTTACCCCAATCTCAGGATGTTGCGGGGGGTGCAGTACAGCGAGAACAACCTTGCTGATATTCTCCGCCAAGGCAGTGGGCAGGGTTTGTTGAGTGATGAAGCCGCGTTGCCGGAAGCCCAGCAGGAAGTACTGTCGTTTATTCAGGGCAACCATCGGGGCGGGGTGCGCACCACTGCCAAGTCCCTGCTGGACAGGTTCGAGCGCAAGCCCTACGGCTGGTCGTTTGCGGCGGTGCTGTGTACGCTGGCCTACTTGTGCGCCCGTGGCAAGGTGGAAGTACGCGAATCGACCAATCTGCTGGATGAAGCGGAACTGGCACGGGCGTTACGCAATACCGCCACCCACGACAAACTGATCCTCGATCCGCAGGTGGAATTCAGCCAGTCGCAATTACGCGCCGTGAAGGAATTCTACAACGACTTTTTTGAGCGCATGACCTCGGCGGCAGAAGCCAAGGCGCTGGCGCAGGACGTGCAACGTGCTTTCGGGGAATTGCTGGAAACGTTGCGGGAGTTGCAGGTACAAAGCAGCCGTTTCCCGTTCCTGCGGATGCTGGAGCCAGTGGTCAAGGAACTCAAGGCGCTGCAAGACAAGCCCTATACCTGGTTCATTGGCGAGTTGGTGAATCAGGAAGCGGTCTGGTTTGAGCGCAAGGAAAAGCTCATTGACCCACTGACGGGTTTCATGAAGGGGGCGCACAAGGCGAGTTATCTGGAGGCACGCCAATTTCTGGATGAGCAAAAAGCCAACTTATCCTATGCCGGAAGTAACTTGCCGGAACTGCTGGATTCAGCCCTGCTTGACCCGGAAGTCTACAAGAGCAATAAAATTCAGGGCATCAAGACACAACTGGCTGAGTTGCAACAACAATTGACACAAGCGCGGCAGCACGAGGAGCAACAGGCGTTGGCGGGTATTGAAGCCTTGCAGCAAAAACTGCTGGGGTTTGAACAATTCAATGCGCTGGATAGCGGGAGGCAGCAGGAGCTGTTACAGCCTTTCGGGACAGTCCGCCAGCAAATCGGGCAGCAAGTGTTGATTGCCGTGATCCGTGATATTCAACGCCGTTTTGAGGATGACACCTATGCGGGGCTGATCCAGAAGCTGATGTTGTGGTCGCGTCCCAAACTGGAACCGACAGGCAAATCAGGTGTTACACCTGCCAAACCCGTGGTTAATGAACCTGAACCGGCTATCGAATCCGTCGCTGTGCGCAGCATTCGTGTGCCTTACCCGCAGCCTTGGCTGTCGACAGAGGCTGAGGTGGCGGTTTACCTTGAAAGCTACCGGCGGGAATTGCTGACGTTGATCAGGGCGGGGAAGCGGGTACAGTTGTGA
- a CDS encoding AAA family ATPase: protein MEITLKQLGPIKRADFELGDFTIICGRNNTGKTYVTYATYGFLDYWQRSNDAGISDADEVASGFTKKLSSVFSGDKKAFENSSFSVHIGSGALTALPLFPKPFIVSAERTGAALFQREVDFTRSRIIDLLKESNINPKELLGRFTADYPLPVKHNIDFVRDLPNIIKQESLFAKQYPEILRRFDDILGGNYSVNQAGGIEYAPHHNPAVRLSLAESSSTVRSLVNIGFYLRHLAQPGDLLMVDEPELNLHPQNQRKVARLFAMLVNHGIRVFITTHSDYIIRELNTLLLLDKPDDERLRALATREGYQQGELLKPAQLSVYMTAEDPDAAGFYTLIPASVSVNNGIALSSFDDTIADMNRIQDEIIWG, encoded by the coding sequence ATGGAAATAACACTCAAACAACTGGGGCCGATCAAGCGGGCAGACTTTGAGCTGGGTGATTTCACCATCATTTGCGGCCGAAACAACACGGGAAAGACTTATGTGACCTATGCCACCTACGGTTTTCTGGACTACTGGCAACGCAGCAATGATGCAGGCATTAGTGATGCAGATGAGGTGGCTTCAGGATTTACCAAGAAACTGTCCAGTGTGTTTTCAGGTGACAAGAAAGCATTTGAGAATAGCAGTTTCAGTGTTCATATTGGCAGTGGTGCGTTAACGGCGTTGCCACTGTTTCCCAAACCTTTTATTGTGAGTGCGGAGCGTACTGGGGCAGCATTGTTTCAGCGGGAAGTGGATTTTACCCGTAGCCGTATTATTGATTTGCTGAAAGAAAGCAATATTAATCCCAAAGAATTATTGGGGCGTTTCACCGCTGATTATCCTTTGCCGGTTAAACACAATATCGACTTTGTACGTGACCTGCCCAATATCATCAAGCAGGAAAGTCTGTTTGCTAAACAATACCCAGAAATATTACGGCGCTTTGATGATATTTTGGGTGGGAATTATAGCGTGAATCAGGCTGGTGGCATTGAATACGCGCCACACCATAATCCGGCAGTACGTTTATCATTAGCGGAAAGCTCCAGTACGGTGCGTTCGTTGGTCAATATCGGTTTTTATCTGCGGCATTTGGCGCAACCCGGTGATTTGCTGATGGTGGATGAGCCAGAGTTGAACCTGCATCCACAAAATCAGCGTAAGGTTGCCCGCCTGTTTGCCATGCTGGTGAATCATGGTATCCGGGTATTTATCACTACCCACAGTGACTACATTATCCGTGAATTGAACACCCTGTTGCTGCTCGATAAACCGGATGATGAGCGTTTGCGGGCGCTGGCAACACGAGAAGGTTATCAGCAAGGGGAGTTGTTGAAACCTGCACAGCTTAGCGTGTATATGACGGCTGAAGACCCGGACGCAGCGGGGTTTTATACCTTAATCCCCGCGAGTGTTAGCGTCAATAACGGTATTGCGCTGTCTTCTTTTGATGACACGATTGCAGACATGAACCGTATTCAAGATGAAATTATCTGGGGATAA
- a CDS encoding BREX-1 system adenine-specific DNA-methyltransferase PglX, with product MPLLTADYEAETLAETYANLRQHWQAMTLEMQRLEVENNRIFIEAYGLQDELTPDVPLNEITLTCNPHYRYGGNKTEAELETQLQADTMAEFLSYAVGCMFGRYSIDQSGLILANQGDTLQHYLAKVPQPRFTPDADNVIPLIDFDGDWFEDDIGERFKHFLKITLGAENYQANLKFIEDALGKDVRKYFLKDFYADHVKRYKKRPIYWLFSSPKGTFNALIYLHRYQPDTASIVLNDYLREFRTKLTARKQALEQVGIRSDTKENQGEKTKALKAIAKIDQALAEINDYERDILYPLATRQIALDLDDGVKVNYPKLGKALKSVAGLS from the coding sequence TTGCCGTTGTTGACGGCGGATTATGAGGCGGAGACGCTGGCGGAAACCTATGCAAACCTGCGTCAGCATTGGCAAGCAATGACGCTGGAAATGCAACGGCTGGAAGTCGAAAACAACCGCATCTTCATCGAAGCCTATGGCCTGCAAGACGAACTCACCCCCGACGTACCCCTCAACGAAATCACCCTGACCTGTAACCCCCACTACCGCTACGGCGGCAACAAAACCGAAGCAGAACTCGAAACCCAACTCCAAGCCGACACGATGGCAGAATTCCTCAGCTACGCCGTCGGCTGCATGTTCGGGCGTTACAGCATCGACCAATCCGGCCTGATCCTCGCCAACCAAGGCGACACCCTGCAACACTACCTCGCCAAAGTCCCGCAACCGCGCTTCACCCCCGACGCGGATAACGTCATCCCCCTGATCGACTTCGACGGCGACTGGTTCGAGGACGACATCGGCGAACGCTTCAAACACTTCCTCAAAATCACCCTCGGCGCAGAAAACTACCAAGCCAACCTCAAATTCATCGAAGACGCGCTGGGCAAGGACGTGCGCAAATACTTCCTCAAGGATTTCTACGCCGATCACGTCAAACGCTACAAAAAACGCCCGATCTACTGGCTATTCAGCAGCCCCAAAGGCACGTTCAACGCTCTGATCTACCTGCACCGCTACCAGCCGGACACCGCCAGCATCGTCCTCAACGACTACCTGCGCGAATTCCGCACCAAACTGACCGCCCGCAAACAAGCCCTCGAACAGGTCGGCATCCGCTCCGACACCAAAGAAAACCAGGGCGAAAAAACCAAAGCCCTCAAAGCCATCGCCAAAATTGACCAAGCACTCGCGGAAATCAACGATTACGAACGTGATATTCTGTACCCATTGGCTACCCGGCAAATTGCGCTGGATCTGGACGACGGCGTGAAAGTGAATTACCCGAAGTTGGGGAAGGCGTTGAAGAGCGTGGCGGGGTTGAGTTGA
- a CDS encoding endonuclease domain-containing protein — protein sequence MEKRNNKIHRDLARNLRKNMTTPEQQLWDTLRKRQLDGYRFRRQTPLGRYIADFVCLEARLVIELDGNHHHEQQGYDRERDHWMQQQNFQVLRFWNHEILNHPQVAIQQIRQALHEQSQHLLPPSPLAGGEAPRSSGWDGLGMGGSSE from the coding sequence ATGGAGAAACGAAACAATAAAATTCACCGTGATCTTGCCCGCAATTTGCGCAAGAACATGACGACACCGGAACAGCAGTTATGGGATACCTTGAGAAAACGCCAACTCGACGGCTACCGTTTTCGCCGCCAAACCCCGTTGGGGCGTTATATCGCTGATTTTGTTTGTCTGGAAGCACGGCTAGTGATTGAACTGGATGGCAATCATCATCACGAGCAGCAAGGTTACGACCGCGAGCGTGACCACTGGATGCAACAACAAAATTTTCAGGTGCTACGCTTCTGGAATCACGAAATCTTGAACCATCCGCAAGTCGCCATACAACAAATCCGCCAAGCTCTGCACGAACAGTCACAGCACCTCTTGCCCCCTTCACCCCTTGCGGGGGGCGAAGCGCCGCGTTCAAGCGGCTGGGACGGGTTGGGGATGGGGGGTAGTTCGGAGTAA